The Arachis ipaensis cultivar K30076 chromosome B07, Araip1.1, whole genome shotgun sequence genome includes a window with the following:
- the LOC107606354 gene encoding serine carboxypeptidase-like 17 isoform X1 produces MAQLSLCNCCSGGRSSLSQVLIVFALVLEIICSFQLSTSHSIVQSLPGFQGPLPFVLETGYVGVGETEEEQDGEVFYYFIHSENNPKEDPLLLWLTGGPGCSAFSGLVFEVGRYIPNTKGYVTEQDTRHRGPLSFINEEYNGSLPNLVLKPQSWTKVSSVIFVDLPVGAGFSYAKTERAVHQSTRKVVQDAHQFLRKWLVDHPEFLSNEVYIAGDSVSGLPIPAIVEEISNGNEGGVQPHINLQGYLLGNPFTTFTEDNYAVAFNHGMGLISDELYESLNRNCKGEFINVNPGNKACVRDMESYKETISGIYVCHILEPNCEFALRKAWRRRSLTLTDQLHKFPILAVPPLSCRSHAYLLCTYWANFEEVRKALNVRKGSIGKWQRCNYDILYKHDIRNSVQYHENLSSKGYRSLIYSGDHDMIVPFLATQAWIRSLNYTIVDEWRQWYVNGQVAGYTRTYSNRMTFATVKGGGHTATEYKPEECLGMFIRWISKRPL; encoded by the exons atggcacagcTTAGTTTGTGTAATTGTTGTAGTGGCGGCAGAAGCTCCTTGTCTCAAGTTTTAATTGTCTTTGCACTTGTGTTAGAGATCATTTGCTCTTTTCAGCTTTCAACATCTCACTCCATAGTGCAATCCCTTCCTGGATTCCAAGGACCCCTGCCTTTTGTTCTTGAAACTGG GTATGTGGGTGTGGGTGAAACTGAAGAGGAGCAAGATGGTGAAGTGTTCTACTATTTCATTCACTCAGAGAACAACCCCAAAGAGGACCCTCTCCTTCTTTGGCTTACGGGTGGCCCTGGTTGCTCTGCTTTTTCTGGCCTTGTCTTTGAAGTAGGTAGGTACATACCAAACACCAAAGGCTACGTTACAGAACAGGATACGAGACATAGAG GTCCTTTATCATTTATAAACGAGGAATACAATGGGAGCTTGCCAAATCTGGTTTTGAAGCCACAGTCATGGACAAAG GTAAGCAGTGTAATATTCGTAGATTTACCTGTGGGTGCTGGATTCTCTTATGCCAAAACAGAACGTGCTGTTCACCAAAGTACCCGGAAAGTAGTTCAAGATGCTCATCAATTTCTTAGGAAGTGGCTGGTTGATCATCCGGAATTTCTATCAAATGAAGTGTACATTGCGGGCGATTCAGTGTCTGGGCTTCCCATTCCAGCAATTGTTGAAGAAATTTCAAATG GAAATGAAGGTGGCGTCCAGCCACATATAAATCTCCAG GGGTACCTGCTGGGGAATCCCTTTACAACATTTACCGAAGATAACTATGCAGTAGCATTCAATCATGGCATGGGACTCATTTCTGATGAATTATACGAG TCACTAAATAGGAACTGTAAAGGAGAGTTCATTAATGTAAACCCCGGAAACAAAGCTTGTGTAAGAGACATGGAATCATACAAGGAG ACTATTTCAGGAATTTATGTATGCCACATTTTGGAGCCTAACTGCGAGTTCGCCTTGCGTAAGGCATGGAGGAGGAGATCTCTGACTCTAACTGATCAGCTCCACAAGTTTCCGATCCTTGCAGTCCCACCCTTAAGCTGTCGG AGTCATGCATATCTACTATGTACCTATTGGGCCAACTTTGAAGAGGTTCGCAAGGCACTAAACGTTCGAAAG GGTAGTATAGGAAAATGGCAGCGCTGTAACTATGACATACTTTACAAGCATGATATTCGAAACAGCGTCCAATATCATGAAAATCTAAGCAGTAAAGGCTATCGTTCATTAATATACAG tgGGGATCATGACATGATAGTTCCATTCTTGGCGACCCAAGCGTGGATTCGATCTTTAAACTACACCATCGTGGATGAGTGGAGGCAATGGTACGTCAATGGTCAAGTTGCAGG ATATACTAGGACTTATTCAAATCGGATGACGTTTGCAACTGTGAAA GGTGGAGGACATACAGCTACTGAGTACAAACCTGAAGAATGTTTAGGCATGTTCATTCGGTGGATATCTAAAAGGCCATTATAG
- the LOC107606354 gene encoding serine carboxypeptidase-like 17 isoform X3 — protein sequence MAQLSLCNCCSGGRSSLSQVLIVFALVLEIICSFQLSTSHSIVQSLPGFQGPLPFVLETGYVGVGETEEEQDGEVFYYFIHSENNPKEDPLLLWLTGGPGCSAFSGLVFEVGRYIPNTKGYVTEQDTRHRGPLSFINEEYNGSLPNLVLKPQSWTKVSSVIFVDLPVGAGFSYAKTERAVHQSTRKVVQDAHQFLRKWLVDHPEFLSNEVYIAGDSVSGLPIPAIVEEISNGNEGGVQPHINLQGYLLGNPFTTFTEDNYAVAFNHGMGLISDELYESLNRNCKGEFINVNPGNKACVRDMESYKETISGIYVCHILEPNCEFALRKAWRRRSLTLTDQLHKFPILAVPPLSCRSHAYLLCTYWANFEEVRKALNVRKGSIGKWQRCNYDILYKHDIRNSVQYHENLSSKGYRSLIYSGDHDMIVPFLATQAWIRSLNYTIVDEWRQWYVNGQVAGYTRTYSNRMTFATVKKYF from the exons atggcacagcTTAGTTTGTGTAATTGTTGTAGTGGCGGCAGAAGCTCCTTGTCTCAAGTTTTAATTGTCTTTGCACTTGTGTTAGAGATCATTTGCTCTTTTCAGCTTTCAACATCTCACTCCATAGTGCAATCCCTTCCTGGATTCCAAGGACCCCTGCCTTTTGTTCTTGAAACTGG GTATGTGGGTGTGGGTGAAACTGAAGAGGAGCAAGATGGTGAAGTGTTCTACTATTTCATTCACTCAGAGAACAACCCCAAAGAGGACCCTCTCCTTCTTTGGCTTACGGGTGGCCCTGGTTGCTCTGCTTTTTCTGGCCTTGTCTTTGAAGTAGGTAGGTACATACCAAACACCAAAGGCTACGTTACAGAACAGGATACGAGACATAGAG GTCCTTTATCATTTATAAACGAGGAATACAATGGGAGCTTGCCAAATCTGGTTTTGAAGCCACAGTCATGGACAAAG GTAAGCAGTGTAATATTCGTAGATTTACCTGTGGGTGCTGGATTCTCTTATGCCAAAACAGAACGTGCTGTTCACCAAAGTACCCGGAAAGTAGTTCAAGATGCTCATCAATTTCTTAGGAAGTGGCTGGTTGATCATCCGGAATTTCTATCAAATGAAGTGTACATTGCGGGCGATTCAGTGTCTGGGCTTCCCATTCCAGCAATTGTTGAAGAAATTTCAAATG GAAATGAAGGTGGCGTCCAGCCACATATAAATCTCCAG GGGTACCTGCTGGGGAATCCCTTTACAACATTTACCGAAGATAACTATGCAGTAGCATTCAATCATGGCATGGGACTCATTTCTGATGAATTATACGAG TCACTAAATAGGAACTGTAAAGGAGAGTTCATTAATGTAAACCCCGGAAACAAAGCTTGTGTAAGAGACATGGAATCATACAAGGAG ACTATTTCAGGAATTTATGTATGCCACATTTTGGAGCCTAACTGCGAGTTCGCCTTGCGTAAGGCATGGAGGAGGAGATCTCTGACTCTAACTGATCAGCTCCACAAGTTTCCGATCCTTGCAGTCCCACCCTTAAGCTGTCGG AGTCATGCATATCTACTATGTACCTATTGGGCCAACTTTGAAGAGGTTCGCAAGGCACTAAACGTTCGAAAG GGTAGTATAGGAAAATGGCAGCGCTGTAACTATGACATACTTTACAAGCATGATATTCGAAACAGCGTCCAATATCATGAAAATCTAAGCAGTAAAGGCTATCGTTCATTAATATACAG tgGGGATCATGACATGATAGTTCCATTCTTGGCGACCCAAGCGTGGATTCGATCTTTAAACTACACCATCGTGGATGAGTGGAGGCAATGGTACGTCAATGGTCAAGTTGCAGG ATATACTAGGACTTATTCAAATCGGATGACGTTTGCAACTGTGAAA AAATATTTTTAA
- the LOC107606354 gene encoding serine carboxypeptidase-like 17 isoform X2, whose amino-acid sequence MAQLSLCNCCSGGRSSLSQVLIVFALVLEIICSFQLSTSHSIVQSLPGFQGPLPFVLETGYVGVGETEEEQDGEVFYYFIHSENNPKEDPLLLWLTGGPGCSAFSGLVFEVGPLSFINEEYNGSLPNLVLKPQSWTKVSSVIFVDLPVGAGFSYAKTERAVHQSTRKVVQDAHQFLRKWLVDHPEFLSNEVYIAGDSVSGLPIPAIVEEISNGNEGGVQPHINLQGYLLGNPFTTFTEDNYAVAFNHGMGLISDELYESLNRNCKGEFINVNPGNKACVRDMESYKETISGIYVCHILEPNCEFALRKAWRRRSLTLTDQLHKFPILAVPPLSCRSHAYLLCTYWANFEEVRKALNVRKGSIGKWQRCNYDILYKHDIRNSVQYHENLSSKGYRSLIYSGDHDMIVPFLATQAWIRSLNYTIVDEWRQWYVNGQVAGYTRTYSNRMTFATVKGGGHTATEYKPEECLGMFIRWISKRPL is encoded by the exons atggcacagcTTAGTTTGTGTAATTGTTGTAGTGGCGGCAGAAGCTCCTTGTCTCAAGTTTTAATTGTCTTTGCACTTGTGTTAGAGATCATTTGCTCTTTTCAGCTTTCAACATCTCACTCCATAGTGCAATCCCTTCCTGGATTCCAAGGACCCCTGCCTTTTGTTCTTGAAACTGG GTATGTGGGTGTGGGTGAAACTGAAGAGGAGCAAGATGGTGAAGTGTTCTACTATTTCATTCACTCAGAGAACAACCCCAAAGAGGACCCTCTCCTTCTTTGGCTTACGGGTGGCCCTGGTTGCTCTGCTTTTTCTGGCCTTGTCTTTGAAGTAG GTCCTTTATCATTTATAAACGAGGAATACAATGGGAGCTTGCCAAATCTGGTTTTGAAGCCACAGTCATGGACAAAG GTAAGCAGTGTAATATTCGTAGATTTACCTGTGGGTGCTGGATTCTCTTATGCCAAAACAGAACGTGCTGTTCACCAAAGTACCCGGAAAGTAGTTCAAGATGCTCATCAATTTCTTAGGAAGTGGCTGGTTGATCATCCGGAATTTCTATCAAATGAAGTGTACATTGCGGGCGATTCAGTGTCTGGGCTTCCCATTCCAGCAATTGTTGAAGAAATTTCAAATG GAAATGAAGGTGGCGTCCAGCCACATATAAATCTCCAG GGGTACCTGCTGGGGAATCCCTTTACAACATTTACCGAAGATAACTATGCAGTAGCATTCAATCATGGCATGGGACTCATTTCTGATGAATTATACGAG TCACTAAATAGGAACTGTAAAGGAGAGTTCATTAATGTAAACCCCGGAAACAAAGCTTGTGTAAGAGACATGGAATCATACAAGGAG ACTATTTCAGGAATTTATGTATGCCACATTTTGGAGCCTAACTGCGAGTTCGCCTTGCGTAAGGCATGGAGGAGGAGATCTCTGACTCTAACTGATCAGCTCCACAAGTTTCCGATCCTTGCAGTCCCACCCTTAAGCTGTCGG AGTCATGCATATCTACTATGTACCTATTGGGCCAACTTTGAAGAGGTTCGCAAGGCACTAAACGTTCGAAAG GGTAGTATAGGAAAATGGCAGCGCTGTAACTATGACATACTTTACAAGCATGATATTCGAAACAGCGTCCAATATCATGAAAATCTAAGCAGTAAAGGCTATCGTTCATTAATATACAG tgGGGATCATGACATGATAGTTCCATTCTTGGCGACCCAAGCGTGGATTCGATCTTTAAACTACACCATCGTGGATGAGTGGAGGCAATGGTACGTCAATGGTCAAGTTGCAGG ATATACTAGGACTTATTCAAATCGGATGACGTTTGCAACTGTGAAA GGTGGAGGACATACAGCTACTGAGTACAAACCTGAAGAATGTTTAGGCATGTTCATTCGGTGGATATCTAAAAGGCCATTATAG
- the LOC107606354 gene encoding serine carboxypeptidase-like 18 isoform X4 translates to MDKERAVHQSTRKVVQDAHQFLRKWLVDHPEFLSNEVYIAGDSVSGLPIPAIVEEISNGNEGGVQPHINLQGYLLGNPFTTFTEDNYAVAFNHGMGLISDELYESLNRNCKGEFINVNPGNKACVRDMESYKETISGIYVCHILEPNCEFALRKAWRRRSLTLTDQLHKFPILAVPPLSCRSHAYLLCTYWANFEEVRKALNVRKGSIGKWQRCNYDILYKHDIRNSVQYHENLSSKGYRSLIYSGDHDMIVPFLATQAWIRSLNYTIVDEWRQWYVNGQVAGYTRTYSNRMTFATVKGGGHTATEYKPEECLGMFIRWISKRPL, encoded by the exons ATGGACAAAG AACGTGCTGTTCACCAAAGTACCCGGAAAGTAGTTCAAGATGCTCATCAATTTCTTAGGAAGTGGCTGGTTGATCATCCGGAATTTCTATCAAATGAAGTGTACATTGCGGGCGATTCAGTGTCTGGGCTTCCCATTCCAGCAATTGTTGAAGAAATTTCAAATG GAAATGAAGGTGGCGTCCAGCCACATATAAATCTCCAG GGGTACCTGCTGGGGAATCCCTTTACAACATTTACCGAAGATAACTATGCAGTAGCATTCAATCATGGCATGGGACTCATTTCTGATGAATTATACGAG TCACTAAATAGGAACTGTAAAGGAGAGTTCATTAATGTAAACCCCGGAAACAAAGCTTGTGTAAGAGACATGGAATCATACAAGGAG ACTATTTCAGGAATTTATGTATGCCACATTTTGGAGCCTAACTGCGAGTTCGCCTTGCGTAAGGCATGGAGGAGGAGATCTCTGACTCTAACTGATCAGCTCCACAAGTTTCCGATCCTTGCAGTCCCACCCTTAAGCTGTCGG AGTCATGCATATCTACTATGTACCTATTGGGCCAACTTTGAAGAGGTTCGCAAGGCACTAAACGTTCGAAAG GGTAGTATAGGAAAATGGCAGCGCTGTAACTATGACATACTTTACAAGCATGATATTCGAAACAGCGTCCAATATCATGAAAATCTAAGCAGTAAAGGCTATCGTTCATTAATATACAG tgGGGATCATGACATGATAGTTCCATTCTTGGCGACCCAAGCGTGGATTCGATCTTTAAACTACACCATCGTGGATGAGTGGAGGCAATGGTACGTCAATGGTCAAGTTGCAGG ATATACTAGGACTTATTCAAATCGGATGACGTTTGCAACTGTGAAA GGTGGAGGACATACAGCTACTGAGTACAAACCTGAAGAATGTTTAGGCATGTTCATTCGGTGGATATCTAAAAGGCCATTATAG
- the LOC107607959 gene encoding calcium-transporting ATPase 3, endoplasmic reticulum-type, with the protein MEDAFARSIPEVLDHFGVDPTKGLSDTQVVQHGRLYGINVLPEDKRAPFWKLVLKQFDDLLVKILIAAAVISFILALVNGETGLMAFLEPSVILLILAANAAVGVITETNAEKALEELRAYQADVATVLRNGCFSILPATELVPGDIVEVSGKLIMQMKCLQTSWFVCIILGTVMVAGRARAVVVGVGPNTAMGNIRDSMMHTEDEATPLKKKLDEFGTFLAKVIAGICVLVWIVNIGHFRDPAHGGFLRGAIHYFKVAAIPEGLPAVVTTCLALGTKRMARLNAIVRSLPSVETLGCTTVICSDKTGTLTTNMMSVAKVCVVESAQRSPAATEYSVSGTTYAPEGIIFDNTGMQIDFPAQLPCLLHIAMCSALCNESTLQYNPDKGKYEKIGESTEVALRVFAEKVGLPGFNSMPSALNMLSNHERASYCNHYWEEQFRKMDVLEFSRDRKMMSVLCSRNQLNVLFSKGAPESIIARCTTILCNDDGSIVPLTADIRAELASRFHSFAGKETLRCLALALKWMPSGQQMLSFDDERDLTFIGLVGMLDPPRDEVRNAMLSCMTAGIRVIVVTGDNKSTAESLCRKIGAFDHMIEFSERSYTASEFEELPPLQQTLALQRMALFTRVEPSHKRMLVEALQNQNEVVAMTGDGVNDAPALKKADIGIAMGSGTAVAKSASDMVLADDNFASIVAAVAEGRAIYNNTKQFIRYMISSNIGEVVCIFVAAVLGIPDTLAPVQLLWVNLVTDGLPATAIGFNKQDSDVMKAKPRKVNEAVVTGWLFFRYLVIGAYVGLATVAGFIWWFVYADSGPKLPYVELMNFDTCPTRETTYPCSIFDDRHPSTVSMTVLVVVEMFNALNNLSENQSLLVVPPWSNMWLVASIIITMLLHILILYVHPLSVLFSVTPLSWDDWMVVFYLSIPVIIIDEVLKFFSRNPIGLRFRLWFRRSDLLPKREVRDK; encoded by the exons GTAGTTCAACATGGTCGATTGTATGGTATAAACG TGCTGCCTGAAGATAAAA GAGCTCCGTtttggaaattggttttgaagCAATTTGATGATTTGCTTGTGAAGATACTTATAGCAGCTGCAGTGATATCATTTATTCTGGCTTTAGTTAATGGAGAAACGGGCTTAATGGCATTTCTGGAGCCTTCT GTTATTCTATTGATATTAGCTGCAAATGCAGCTGTGGGGGTGATTACGGAAACAAATGCTGAAAAAGCTCTCGAG GAGCTGCGTGCCTATCAAGCTGATGTGGCAACTGTTTTGCGAAATG GTTGTTTTTCTATACTTCCAGCCACTGAACTTGTTCCTGGTGATATTGTGGAAGTTTCTGGTAAGCTGATTATGCAAATGAAATGCCTACAAACTAGCTGGTTTGTTTGCATAATCCTG ggaACGGTTATGGTTGCTGGTAGGGCAAGAGCTGTTGTAGTGGGAGTTGGTCCTAACACTGCCATGGGCAACATTCGTGATTCAATGATGCACACAGAGGAT GAGGCGACACCATTGAAAAAGAAGCTGGATGAGTTTGGTACCTTTTTAGCCAAG GTTATTGCAGGGATTTGCGTATTGGTGTGGATTGTAAATATTGGTCATTTTCGTGACCCTGCTCATGGTGGTTTCTTGCGTGGTGCTATTCATTATTTTAAGGTT GCAGCGATTCCTGAAGGGCTCCCAGCTGTTGTTACAAC GTGTTTGGCTCTTGGAACAAAGCGTATGGCTAGGTTGAATGCCATCGTTCGGTCTTTGCCTTCTGTTGAAACCTTGGGTTGCACCACTGTAATTTGCAGCGACAAAACTGGAACACTAACTACTAATATGATGTCAGTTGCAAAG GTGTGCGTTGTTGAATCTGCACAACGTAGTCCTGCTGCTACTGAATACAGTGTCAGTGGGACAACATATGCACCTGAAGGCATAATTTTTGACAATACAGGGATGCAG ATTGACTTTCCAGCTCAATTGCCGTGTCTTCTTCACATAGCAATGTGTTCTGCTCTTTGCAATGAATCAACCCTGCAGTATAATCCTGATAAGGGAAAGTATGAAAAAATTGGTGAGTCAACTGAAGTGGCACTACGTGTCTTTGCAGAAAAG GTTGGTCTTCCTGGTTTTAATTCTATGCCATCAGCCTTGAACATGTTGAGTAACCATGAACGAGCTTCTTATTGTAACCATTATTGGGAGGAACAATTTAGAAAG ATGGATGTGCTGGAATTTTCTCGAGATCGGAAAATGATGAGTGTGCTTTGCAGCAGAAACCAATTGAATGTTTTGTTCTCTAAAGGTGCTCCAGAAAGCATAATTGCTAGATGTACAACAATTCTGTGTAATGACGATGGCTCAATTGTGCCACTTACTGCTGATATTCGAGCAGAGCTGGCTTCAAGGTTCCATAG TTTTGCAGGAAAAGAAACATTGAGGTGCCTAGCTTTGGCTTTGAAATGGATGCCCTCAGGTCAACAGATGTTGTCCTTTGATGATGAGAGAGATCTTACATTTATTGGGTTG GTTGGGATGCTGGATCCACCAAGAGATGAAGTTAGAAATGCCATGCTTTCATGTATGACTGCTGGCATACGTGTTATAGTTGTCACTGGAGATAACAAG TCCACCGCTGAGTCCCTTTGCCGCAAGATAGGCGCTTTTGACCATATGATAGAATTTTCCGAGCGCTCTTATACTGCTTCTGAGTTTGAAGAACTTCCACCACTGCAACAAACTCTAGCATTGCAACGCATGGCACTTTTTACCAG AGTTGAGCCTTCTCATAAAAGGATGCTGGTTGAAGCTTTGCAAAATCAGAATGAAGTG GTTGCAATGACGGGTGATGGAGTCAATGATGCACCCGCACTGAAAAAGGCAGATATAGGAATTGCTATGGGTTCTGGAACAGCTGTTGCCAAG AGTGCATCAGACATGGTGCTCGCTGATGACAACTTTGCTTCGATTGTTGCG GCTGTAGCAGAGGGTAGAGCTATATACAACAATACAAAACAGTTTATTAGATACATGATATCATCCAATATTGGTGAAGTAGTCTGTATATTTGTCGCTGCTGTGCTTGGGATACCTGATACTCTCGCTCCT GTCCAGCTGCTTTGGGTCAATTTGGTTACTGATGGACTGCCTGCAACTGCTATTGGCTTCAATAAGCAAGACTCTGATGTGATGAAGGCTAAGCCTCGAAAG GTGAATGAAGCAGTTGTGACAGGTTGGCTCTTCTTCCGTTATCTAGTAATTGGAG CTTATGTTGGCCTTGCAACCGTTGCTGGTTTTATTTGGTGGTTTGTTTATGCTGATAGTGGCCCCAAACTACCATATGTTGAACTG ATGAATTTTGACACTTGCCCAACAAGGGAGACAACTTATCCATGCAGTATATTTGATGATCGACATCCATCTACTGTATCAATGACTGTGCTTGTCGTTGTTGAGATGTTCAATGCTTTAAACAACCTTAGTGAAAATCAATCTCTTTT GGTCGTTCCTCCCTGGAGTAACATGTGGCTTGTTGCTTCTATAATCATAACTATGCTTCTTCACATACTAATTTTATATGTTCACCCGCTGTCAGTTCTTTTCTCT GTAACACCATTATCCTGGGATGACTGGATGGTTGTCTTTTATCTTTCAATACCT GTTATAATTATTGATGAAGTATTAAAGTTCTTCTCCAGAAATCCCATTG GTTTGAGGTTCAGATTGTGGTTTAGGAGGTCCGACCTACTTCCAAAAAGAGAAGTGCGTGATAAGTAA